A single genomic interval of Desulfovibrio sp. JC022 harbors:
- a CDS encoding Gfo/Idh/MocA family oxidoreductase — MSEFKVAVIGSGYWGKNLVRNYDRIGALKMICDTNEETLARFKEEYPEAETALSYSDVLSNDGIDGIIIATPAETHFNLAKEALLADKHVYVEKPLVLNEGEAEELIMLAKDRGLILMVGHLLQYHPIFVKLRELVETGDLGRINYIYSNRLNLGKIRREENILWSFAPHDISMILSLTGEEPNKVIATGGNYLHRHIADVTTTHLEFPSGTKAHIFVSWLHPFKEQKLVVVGDKKMAVFDDTQPWEDKLLLYPHKVEWEKNIPVPNKADAERVEVHQDEPLFLECKHFLECIETGVLPRTDAEEGLRVLKVLNASQESMNRNGAKVLLNTSKDKNSAQIHETAFVDAGTTIGKNTKIWHFSHVMKNTTIGENCNLGQNVVAGPDVIIGNGCKIQNNVSVYKGVTLEDDVFCGPSMVFTNVFNPRAHVNRMSEVRETLIKKGATLGANCTIVCGNTVGKYAFIGAGAVITKDVPDYALMLGTPAKRTGWVCECGEILPQSLECVSCNKKYEKKGATDLIPCK, encoded by the coding sequence ATGAGCGAATTCAAGGTTGCTGTAATAGGCTCTGGATACTGGGGTAAAAACCTGGTCCGTAATTACGATCGAATTGGTGCGCTGAAAATGATCTGCGACACCAATGAAGAGACATTGGCCCGTTTCAAGGAAGAATATCCGGAAGCGGAAACAGCCTTATCATACTCGGATGTCCTTTCTAACGACGGAATTGACGGAATCATTATTGCTACCCCTGCGGAGACCCACTTCAACCTTGCCAAGGAAGCTCTGCTGGCAGATAAACACGTTTACGTGGAGAAACCACTGGTATTGAATGAAGGCGAAGCTGAAGAGCTGATTATGCTTGCCAAGGATAGAGGCCTTATCCTCATGGTCGGACATCTTCTGCAATACCACCCCATATTCGTCAAATTACGCGAATTAGTCGAGACAGGGGACCTGGGCCGCATAAACTACATTTATTCCAACAGACTGAACCTAGGAAAAATTCGCCGTGAGGAAAATATCCTATGGTCTTTTGCCCCGCATGACATCTCCATGATTCTTTCTCTTACCGGGGAAGAACCGAATAAAGTCATTGCCACTGGCGGAAATTACCTGCACCGCCATATTGCGGATGTTACCACAACACACCTTGAGTTCCCCAGTGGGACCAAGGCCCACATATTCGTATCATGGCTGCACCCATTCAAAGAGCAAAAGCTGGTTGTAGTGGGCGATAAGAAGATGGCCGTATTTGACGACACCCAACCTTGGGAAGACAAGCTGCTTCTATATCCCCATAAAGTTGAATGGGAAAAAAATATCCCAGTGCCCAACAAAGCGGACGCTGAACGCGTTGAAGTTCATCAGGACGAGCCCCTGTTCCTCGAATGCAAACACTTTCTTGAATGCATCGAAACCGGGGTTCTTCCCAGGACTGACGCAGAAGAAGGTTTGCGGGTTCTCAAAGTCCTCAATGCCTCACAGGAGTCCATGAATAGAAACGGGGCGAAAGTTCTACTCAACACCTCAAAAGATAAAAATTCCGCGCAAATACACGAAACCGCCTTTGTTGATGCCGGAACAACAATTGGTAAGAACACCAAGATATGGCACTTTTCTCATGTGATGAAGAACACCACTATCGGTGAAAACTGCAACCTAGGCCAGAATGTAGTAGCCGGACCAGATGTTATTATCGGCAACGGTTGCAAAATCCAGAACAACGTCTCCGTCTACAAAGGTGTTACCCTTGAAGACGATGTTTTTTGCGGACCATCCATGGTCTTCACGAATGTATTCAACCCCCGTGCCCATGTGAATCGCATGAGCGAAGTGCGTGAAACCCTAATTAAAAAGGGTGCGACTCTTGGTGCAAACTGCACCATCGTCTGCGGTAACACTGTTGGCAAATATGCGTTCATCGGTGCCGGAGCAGTTATAACTAAAGATGTCCCTGACTACGCGCTCATGCTCGGAACTCCCGCCAAAAGAACTGGCTGGGTTTGTGAGTGCGGCGAAATTCTGCCTCAGTCATTGGAATGTGTAAGCTGCAACAAAAAATACGAGAAAAAAGGCGCAACCGACCTAATCCCATGCAAATGA
- a CDS encoding nucleoside-diphosphate sugar epimerase/dehydratase, producing MLHNLRNANFYLMVLLDLLIFAAAFYGAYLFRFDFGLPEFAEIQCFELLKYAVVIKFSVFLGLGLYRGMWRYTSLRDLWHILEATFLQSLILVTVVLYKFGFGGFSRGVFIIDWMLTVFMCGGMRVMIRSFYAFKDGNSIQLSPEFCPVDGNNVLIIGAGRAGEKVVREIRSSGQLKYLPLGFLDNDKSKRGRTIHGVPVLGPLSDLQELVANKCVNEILIAVAEASGKQMREIIDECKETGLPYKILPGMDEIINGKVGIKALRDVSYQDLLGRAPVQLDTTAISDYLSGKTVLVTGCGGSIGSELVRQVVRFNPAKLILVDASEANLYGIQMELHHELKFHDYVTVLASVQDHKLMDETFGKYKPHTVFHAAAYKHVPMMERNPWQAVHNNICGTKNVMTAADKHGVARFVTVSTDKAVRPTNIMGASKRVTELLMRLFHDSKTTFMAVRFGNVVGSSGSVVPLFRRQIEKGGPVTVTHPDVTRYFMSISEAAQLILQAGVMADGGEIFILEMGEPVKIADMARDLIRLSGKEPGKDIEIVFSGLREGEKLYEELITEGEGIVRTEHDKIMVLKGFENDLEVYCASFKGQLTEMKDAADKFHADGVRAMLHTVVPEFDEEG from the coding sequence ATGCTCCACAACCTGCGTAACGCTAATTTTTATCTCATGGTCCTGCTGGACCTGCTGATTTTTGCAGCAGCCTTTTACGGTGCTTACCTGTTCCGCTTTGACTTCGGCCTGCCTGAATTTGCGGAAATCCAATGCTTCGAATTACTCAAATACGCTGTAGTTATTAAATTTTCAGTTTTTCTGGGACTGGGACTTTATCGCGGTATGTGGCGCTATACCAGTTTGCGTGACCTCTGGCACATTCTGGAAGCAACTTTCCTGCAATCATTGATTCTGGTCACCGTAGTACTTTACAAATTCGGCTTCGGAGGCTTTTCCCGCGGAGTATTCATCATCGACTGGATGCTTACCGTTTTCATGTGCGGAGGTATGCGAGTCATGATCCGCTCCTTTTATGCCTTCAAAGATGGAAACTCAATTCAGTTATCACCGGAATTCTGTCCGGTGGACGGCAACAATGTCCTGATTATCGGGGCCGGACGAGCCGGGGAAAAAGTCGTCCGCGAAATCCGGAGCAGCGGACAGCTCAAATATTTACCTCTAGGTTTTCTGGACAACGACAAATCAAAACGTGGCCGGACAATCCACGGAGTCCCTGTACTTGGCCCTTTATCCGACTTGCAGGAACTTGTTGCCAATAAATGCGTCAATGAAATCCTCATTGCTGTTGCCGAGGCTTCAGGCAAGCAGATGCGTGAAATTATCGACGAATGCAAGGAAACCGGACTGCCCTACAAAATCCTGCCCGGCATGGATGAGATCATCAATGGCAAGGTCGGCATCAAGGCCCTGCGCGATGTAAGCTATCAGGATTTGCTGGGACGCGCCCCGGTACAATTGGATACAACCGCTATCAGCGATTATCTTTCCGGCAAAACCGTATTGGTAACCGGTTGCGGCGGGTCCATCGGCTCCGAACTGGTCCGTCAGGTAGTACGATTCAATCCCGCCAAGCTCATTCTTGTAGATGCCAGCGAAGCCAACCTTTATGGCATCCAGATGGAATTGCACCACGAGCTTAAATTCCATGATTACGTAACCGTTCTTGCTTCTGTGCAGGACCATAAGCTCATGGATGAGACCTTCGGCAAATACAAGCCGCACACAGTATTTCACGCCGCCGCCTACAAACACGTGCCCATGATGGAGCGTAACCCATGGCAGGCTGTGCACAATAACATCTGCGGCACCAAAAACGTAATGACCGCTGCTGATAAACATGGGGTAGCCCGTTTTGTCACCGTATCCACAGACAAGGCAGTGCGGCCCACCAACATTATGGGCGCATCCAAGCGTGTGACCGAACTGCTCATGCGCTTGTTCCATGATTCCAAAACAACTTTCATGGCTGTACGTTTCGGAAATGTAGTCGGCTCCTCCGGATCGGTGGTACCTCTCTTTCGCCGCCAGATCGAAAAAGGCGGTCCGGTGACCGTAACCCACCCGGATGTTACCCGTTATTTTATGTCCATCTCAGAAGCTGCCCAGCTCATCCTGCAAGCCGGAGTAATGGCTGATGGTGGTGAAATTTTCATCCTCGAAATGGGCGAACCCGTCAAAATCGCCGACATGGCCCGCGACCTGATCAGACTTTCCGGCAAAGAACCGGGCAAAGATATTGAAATTGTCTTCAGCGGCCTGCGCGAAGGCGAAAAACTGTACGAAGAACTGATAACCGAAGGCGAAGGGATAGTCCGCACCGAACATGACAAAATCATGGTCCTCAAAGGTTTTGAGAATGACCTTGAAGTTTACTGCGCCAGCTTCAAAGGACAGCTTACCGAAATGAAAGACGCTGCGGACAAATTCCATGCAGACGGAGTCCGCGCCATGCTGCATACCGTTGTACCGGAGTTTGATGAAGAGGGGTAG
- a CDS encoding DegT/DnrJ/EryC1/StrS aminotransferase family protein, producing MGIPFIDLKKQFSRIEKQVRENMDTVLDHGAYIMGPEIPAIEKRLAEYCGTKHALGCASGTDALTLALMSLDVKPGDAVFTTPFTFFATAETIALTGATPVFVDIDPVTFNIDPEKLEKTIEALKGADNGMVLPKVKGLTPKGIISVDIFGLPADYDAIKTVAEKHDLFLIEDAAQSFGGEYKGKRACSLGDITCTSFFPAKPLGCYGDGGMCFTDDDELIERLRSHRVHGQGPDKYDNIRLGITGRLDTLQAAVLQAKFDIFPEEVDLRDKVADTYAELLADIEGLTAPSVPEGYRSVWAQYCPLAKDGEHRDRIQAALSEKGVPSPIYYPIPMHLQTAFKDLGYKMGDCPVSEDAATRIFAIPMHPYLEREQQEMIAEAIRNA from the coding sequence ATGGGTATACCTTTTATTGACCTTAAAAAACAGTTTTCCCGCATTGAAAAACAAGTTCGCGAAAACATGGATACAGTACTTGACCACGGAGCCTACATCATGGGCCCTGAAATTCCGGCGATTGAAAAACGCCTTGCCGAATACTGCGGCACCAAACACGCACTAGGCTGCGCATCCGGTACTGATGCACTAACACTCGCCCTCATGTCTCTGGATGTAAAACCCGGCGATGCTGTTTTCACCACTCCGTTCACTTTCTTTGCAACTGCCGAAACAATTGCACTTACCGGAGCAACTCCAGTATTTGTTGATATTGACCCTGTAACTTTTAACATCGATCCTGAAAAGCTCGAAAAAACGATTGAAGCACTGAAAGGTGCCGACAATGGAATGGTCCTGCCTAAGGTTAAAGGACTTACTCCCAAAGGCATTATTTCTGTTGATATTTTCGGTCTCCCAGCTGACTACGACGCAATCAAAACCGTTGCTGAGAAACACGACCTTTTTCTTATCGAAGACGCAGCACAGAGCTTCGGCGGTGAATACAAAGGCAAAAGAGCTTGCTCTCTTGGTGATATTACATGCACTTCCTTCTTCCCTGCAAAGCCCCTCGGTTGCTACGGTGACGGCGGAATGTGTTTCACTGACGATGATGAGCTAATCGAACGCCTGCGTTCCCACCGTGTACACGGGCAGGGTCCTGACAAATACGACAACATCCGCCTTGGAATTACCGGTCGCCTCGACACCCTGCAAGCTGCGGTTCTTCAAGCCAAATTCGACATTTTCCCTGAAGAAGTTGATCTGCGCGACAAAGTAGCTGACACCTATGCTGAACTCCTCGCGGACATTGAAGGACTGACAGCTCCCAGTGTACCTGAAGGATACCGCTCAGTATGGGCTCAATACTGCCCTCTGGCTAAAGACGGTGAACATCGTGATCGCATTCAGGCCGCGCTGAGTGAAAAAGGCGTACCTTCTCCCATCTACTATCCAATTCCCATGCACTTGCAAACCGCATTTAAAGACCTCGGATACAAGATGGGCGACTGCCCGGTTAGTGAAGATGCTGCAACACGCATTTTCGCTATTCCAATGCACCCGTATCTTGAAAGAGAACAACAGGAAATGATCGCTGAAGCCATAAGAAACGCATAG
- a CDS encoding MBOAT family O-acyltransferase — protein sequence MLFNSHIFILFFLPLVFSVYFLLRKFKQHEASKLLLILASFTFYAWWKLEYLYLLGGTILFNFLMAETLHRKRSKLLLAFAVVGNLSVLGYFKYKNFFFENIAGLMGIPSITEKIIIPLGVSFYTFQQISFLVDTYRGKAARCNLLDYSLFVSFFPQLVAGPISYQHEITPQFNAENAGEINHTNIGQGFFLFSMGLFKKIVIADSLAPYVENGFDKAIVLPFWDSWAVSLAYTCQLYFDFSGYTDMALGLGLMFNIKLPNNFNSPYQSLNIQDFWRRWHITLGRFVRDYIYFPLGGSHKGAYRTLFNLLASFLLIGFWHGAGWNFILWGALHGTAMVIHRIWQNTGNKLPAYAGWLLTFLYVNACWVLFRATTPYDALKIYKGMVGMVNIGFSTTLTFKNEFILLGICISLIAFATKFKNSATTAKNMQFSFKESIISITMFITAFVLMYTHQTFLYFDF from the coding sequence GTGCTTTTCAATTCCCACATATTCATACTTTTTTTTCTACCTTTGGTCTTCAGCGTCTATTTTCTTCTCCGGAAGTTCAAACAGCATGAGGCGAGCAAACTATTACTCATTCTGGCATCCTTTACCTTTTATGCATGGTGGAAACTGGAATACCTTTACCTGCTCGGAGGGACGATCCTTTTCAACTTCCTGATGGCGGAAACTCTGCACCGCAAAAGAAGTAAATTACTCCTTGCGTTTGCCGTGGTCGGCAACCTTTCCGTGCTGGGGTATTTTAAATACAAAAACTTTTTCTTTGAAAACATTGCCGGACTCATGGGAATACCTTCCATCACTGAAAAAATAATTATTCCGCTGGGGGTAAGTTTTTATACCTTTCAGCAGATTTCTTTTTTAGTAGACACATACCGGGGTAAGGCGGCCCGGTGCAATCTTCTGGACTACAGTCTTTTTGTATCCTTTTTCCCCCAACTTGTTGCCGGTCCCATCAGCTACCAACATGAAATAACTCCACAATTCAATGCTGAAAACGCAGGAGAAATCAACCACACCAATATTGGACAAGGTTTCTTCCTGTTCAGCATGGGACTGTTCAAAAAAATCGTTATAGCTGATTCGCTGGCACCTTATGTCGAAAACGGCTTCGATAAGGCTATTGTACTCCCCTTCTGGGATTCATGGGCTGTAAGCCTTGCTTATACCTGCCAGCTTTACTTTGACTTTAGCGGCTATACGGACATGGCCCTTGGGCTGGGGCTGATGTTCAACATCAAGTTGCCCAACAACTTCAACTCCCCATACCAGTCACTCAACATTCAAGATTTCTGGCGGCGGTGGCATATCACCTTGGGCCGTTTTGTGCGCGACTATATCTACTTCCCACTTGGTGGAAGTCACAAAGGTGCCTACCGCACCCTTTTCAACCTGCTGGCCTCCTTCCTACTTATCGGTTTCTGGCACGGAGCCGGATGGAATTTTATTCTCTGGGGAGCTTTACACGGTACCGCCATGGTCATCCACCGCATCTGGCAAAACACCGGAAACAAACTTCCTGCATACGCAGGATGGTTACTTACATTTTTATACGTCAACGCCTGCTGGGTCCTCTTCAGAGCAACAACGCCCTATGATGCCCTCAAAATTTACAAAGGCATGGTGGGCATGGTCAATATCGGATTTTCAACCACGCTTACCTTTAAAAATGAATTCATCCTACTGGGTATATGTATTTCGCTCATTGCTTTTGCTACCAAATTTAAAAATTCGGCCACAACTGCGAAAAACATGCAGTTCTCATTTAAAGAATCGATCATAAGCATAACCATGTTCATAACGGCCTTTGTACTTATGTACACCCACCAAACCTTTCTCTATTTCGATTTCTAA
- a CDS encoding ankyrin repeat domain-containing protein has product MSTRNWTITTLSALAAIIFALIFTVNIVIDPYGEFRIIESDFNKFKFKTLNTSALNVASKLYDGKYTLVFGSSRTMLVSEEILGGPVLNFSSSIYNNPGDILALLKMLDERQIKNIKQIYYLIDINSFHYLESAPELASKTTFFLEKFRNIGPNKLKDAWRCLLDNLTPHPGKLNNIDEFGVLHKKETPYKDKPPIFSSHYVTSYYLEKLTAIDALCEKNSIKIIYFSIPWAQPFFDFQQAKLNKILDRTARACNGFYDLHLKTELTGKKVFFIDPSHLNTKGLKMLFQGPYWNNNGITHASNDNYSQPNLATITNANFFNYITKNIHSLDASILLNQLTAEKREDLIVSMYEGKGSIHFPKRELVADSFLYGRNRLLKALFASGHTFNTDQQTIDACLFQAIMSGNIKIIKTALALGADVNSMNNRGEPPLSTATKATKGTEIVHFLLKNGADGSYINKDNTVPKALSQSIFTIAFDNHDQKKLNLFLKNHQGNPIARHAELMLELEQNPNNSTAYNECSLLQEKYYSDGQFYTSRFFLVNPKTCFVEQNNKKFYLSINGKKHNIPKHIAYLFRQICIRNRVLDVVDNTFNELIHDNELTHSNKQQIRFFLSREIHSLITSLRHQGVLKELR; this is encoded by the coding sequence ATGTCAACACGCAATTGGACCATAACAACTCTCTCAGCACTGGCTGCTATAATTTTTGCACTGATATTTACGGTAAATATAGTCATAGATCCTTATGGCGAATTCAGAATAATTGAATCTGATTTCAACAAATTTAAATTCAAAACACTTAATACAAGCGCACTAAATGTAGCTTCAAAGCTATATGATGGAAAATATACCCTTGTATTCGGCAGCAGTAGAACCATGCTGGTGTCTGAAGAAATCTTAGGAGGGCCGGTCCTCAATTTCAGCTCTTCTATTTACAACAATCCGGGCGATATTCTGGCATTATTGAAAATGCTAGATGAAAGGCAGATTAAAAACATCAAACAAATATATTATCTGATTGATATTAATAGTTTTCATTATCTAGAATCAGCACCTGAACTTGCAAGCAAAACAACATTTTTTTTAGAGAAATTCCGTAACATTGGACCTAACAAATTAAAGGATGCCTGGAGATGTTTGTTGGATAACTTAACCCCGCACCCAGGTAAGCTGAACAACATTGATGAATTCGGGGTTCTTCACAAAAAAGAAACCCCATACAAAGACAAGCCCCCCATATTCTCTAGCCACTACGTAACTTCATATTACCTGGAAAAACTAACGGCAATTGACGCCTTATGTGAAAAGAACTCAATCAAGATAATTTACTTTTCAATTCCATGGGCACAGCCTTTTTTCGACTTTCAACAAGCTAAACTTAACAAAATACTTGATAGAACAGCCCGTGCATGCAACGGCTTTTATGATCTCCATTTGAAAACCGAACTCACTGGCAAAAAAGTTTTTTTTATTGATCCTTCACACTTGAACACTAAAGGCTTAAAAATGCTTTTCCAAGGACCATACTGGAACAACAACGGGATCACCCATGCCAGCAACGACAATTACAGCCAACCTAATTTAGCAACAATTACAAATGCAAATTTTTTTAATTATATCACAAAAAACATTCACTCACTTGATGCGAGCATACTTTTAAACCAATTGACCGCAGAAAAACGTGAAGATTTAATAGTCTCAATGTATGAGGGGAAAGGAAGCATTCATTTCCCCAAAAGAGAGTTAGTTGCTGATAGTTTTTTATATGGCAGAAACAGATTGCTCAAAGCTCTCTTTGCATCCGGGCATACTTTTAATACAGATCAACAAACCATTGATGCTTGTCTATTTCAAGCAATTATGTCTGGCAATATTAAAATCATAAAGACGGCCCTTGCTCTAGGTGCAGATGTAAATAGTATGAATAATCGTGGCGAACCACCACTAAGCACGGCAACAAAAGCAACCAAGGGTACAGAGATAGTCCATTTTCTACTCAAAAATGGGGCTGATGGAAGCTACATTAACAAAGACAATACAGTTCCAAAGGCTCTTTCACAGTCAATTTTCACCATTGCATTTGACAACCATGATCAAAAAAAATTGAATCTATTCCTCAAAAATCATCAAGGTAATCCTATTGCGCGTCACGCTGAATTGATGCTTGAGTTGGAACAAAACCCTAACAATTCAACTGCCTACAATGAATGCTCTTTGCTACAAGAAAAATACTATTCAGATGGTCAATTTTATACTTCACGTTTCTTTTTAGTGAACCCAAAAACATGTTTTGTTGAACAAAACAATAAAAAGTTCTATCTTTCAATAAACGGAAAGAAACACAACATTCCAAAACATATCGCTTATTTATTTAGGCAAATCTGCATCAGAAACCGTGTCTTGGACGTCGTCGACAATACCTTTAACGAACTGATCCATGACAACGAGTTGACCCACTCCAACAAGCAACAAATCAGATTTTTTTTAAGCCGAGAGATACACAGTTTAATAACCTCATTAAGACATCAGGGAGTCTTAAAAGAACTACGCTAA
- a CDS encoding carbamoyltransferase C-terminal domain-containing protein, whose amino-acid sequence MKLGIHIGHDATACLIGNKVTAVAEERVTRVKNYTGFPFQAIDKCLKIQNTSLASISEIVIAGTCLKEMKSYRPAIYFDKISADFSNEVSTEIKIKAISNFLCSESLGQRVDDYFKEKGFKGTISYVDHHLAHVASSYATYPLENTVMFSLDGGGDGINWSLYEKNGSDFKCLACSEEINGVIHDSPADVYANTTKLLGFKRNRHEGKLTGLAARGTPSAIDYFRNLVRFENGQFVCKVPYAANSISEKCSRYCRFLSKGIIYHTKMIEDMQHNLAAVKREDIASSLQKWFEEIVLEFVTYYADKFSLQGRQMLLSGGAFANVLLNQRIRDLKLFENVSVVPNMGDGGLAFGAAYVALDESTKKDLFNSVQKNVYYGPEYTEEEIYSSISAAGLEPVVLGDKAPVVAATALDRQYIIGLFNKGMEYGPRALGARSILANPKDNTINESINKRLNRTEFMPFAPFILDEDAERCLYNYNEKQNTADFMTITYDVKEIMKEKAPAVVHVDGTARPQIVSRSENELYYDILKAFRDLTGIPTLVNTSFNSHEEPIVMSPQDAINSYKIGTVDILMLGDKALMSEEIKKELGL is encoded by the coding sequence ATGAAATTAGGAATTCATATCGGACACGACGCGACAGCTTGCCTTATTGGCAATAAGGTCACGGCTGTAGCTGAAGAACGTGTCACCAGAGTAAAAAACTATACCGGGTTTCCATTTCAAGCTATCGATAAATGCCTCAAAATTCAAAACACATCTTTAGCAAGTATTTCAGAAATCGTCATTGCGGGGACATGCCTCAAGGAGATGAAGTCCTACAGGCCCGCAATCTATTTTGACAAAATAAGTGCAGATTTCTCTAATGAAGTATCCACAGAAATCAAAATTAAAGCCATCTCTAATTTCCTGTGCTCAGAAAGCCTTGGCCAGCGGGTCGATGATTATTTCAAAGAGAAGGGGTTCAAGGGCACAATAAGCTACGTAGATCACCATCTGGCACATGTTGCTTCTTCATATGCAACTTACCCTCTGGAAAACACCGTCATGTTTTCCCTTGATGGAGGAGGCGACGGAATCAATTGGTCTCTGTATGAAAAAAACGGATCTGATTTCAAATGCCTTGCCTGCTCAGAAGAGATTAATGGAGTGATTCATGACTCTCCTGCGGATGTTTACGCCAATACTACAAAGCTACTTGGCTTCAAACGCAACAGACACGAAGGGAAACTGACCGGACTTGCAGCACGAGGCACTCCTTCTGCAATTGACTATTTCCGCAATCTTGTTCGTTTTGAAAATGGTCAGTTTGTCTGCAAAGTTCCTTATGCAGCAAATTCCATATCTGAAAAATGCTCCAGATACTGTCGTTTTTTGAGCAAGGGAATCATTTATCACACTAAAATGATAGAAGACATGCAGCATAATCTTGCAGCTGTTAAACGTGAAGATATCGCCAGTTCCCTGCAAAAATGGTTTGAAGAAATCGTGCTTGAATTTGTTACATATTATGCAGATAAATTCAGCCTTCAAGGCAGACAGATGCTTCTTTCCGGAGGAGCATTCGCCAACGTCCTGCTAAATCAGCGTATCCGCGACCTGAAACTCTTTGAAAACGTATCTGTTGTTCCTAACATGGGAGATGGAGGCCTTGCCTTTGGCGCGGCATATGTCGCTCTTGATGAATCGACCAAGAAAGACCTTTTCAACTCCGTCCAGAAAAACGTTTACTATGGCCCGGAATACACTGAAGAGGAAATCTACAGTTCCATCAGTGCAGCAGGTCTTGAACCGGTTGTTCTGGGAGACAAAGCACCTGTGGTCGCGGCAACAGCTTTGGATAGACAATACATCATCGGACTTTTCAACAAGGGCATGGAATACGGCCCCCGCGCTCTTGGTGCCCGCTCAATCCTTGCCAACCCCAAGGACAACACTATCAACGAGTCAATCAATAAAAGATTGAACCGTACCGAGTTCATGCCCTTTGCTCCTTTCATTCTTGACGAAGATGCTGAACGCTGTCTGTATAATTATAATGAGAAACAGAACACCGCAGATTTCATGACCATCACTTACGATGTAAAAGAAATTATGAAGGAGAAAGCTCCAGCAGTTGTGCATGTTGACGGCACAGCACGCCCACAAATTGTCAGCAGATCTGAAAATGAACTTTACTATGACATTTTAAAAGCCTTCCGGGATCTCACCGGAATTCCCACACTGGTAAATACCAGCTTCAACTCCCATGAAGAGCCGATCGTGATGAGCCCTCAGGACGCCATCAACTCATACAAAATCGGCACTGTTGATATTCTTATGCTCGGAGACAAAGCTCTCATGAGTGAAGAAATCAAGAAAGAACTCGGCCTATAG
- a CDS encoding helix-turn-helix domain-containing protein, whose amino-acid sequence MLKELFTSKTRIKLLLKLFLNPDVSSYLRELAAEFDVSPNAMKEELDGLSEAGYLNKKKEGRYIFYNANSSHPFFPEISSIVRKYIGIDQILEYILSTIGDVDSVYILDDYAKGIDSGIIDVLIIGDETDSERIGNLCTKAEEAIKRKIRLMVLNTEEFDSTSEIYLRRPNWKVV is encoded by the coding sequence ATGCTCAAAGAATTATTCACCTCAAAGACCAGAATTAAGCTGCTGCTCAAGCTTTTTCTAAACCCTGATGTCTCATCATATCTCAGGGAGCTGGCAGCAGAATTTGATGTTTCACCCAATGCCATGAAAGAAGAACTGGATGGCTTAAGTGAAGCAGGATATCTAAACAAGAAGAAAGAGGGGCGCTACATTTTCTACAACGCCAACTCTTCCCACCCTTTTTTCCCTGAAATCAGTTCTATCGTCCGCAAATATATTGGTATTGATCAGATCCTGGAATACATCCTGTCTACAATCGGCGATGTTGACTCAGTCTATATCCTTGACGACTATGCAAAAGGCATTGACTCAGGTATCATTGATGTTTTGATTATCGGAGATGAAACCGACTCCGAACGCATAGGTAATCTTTGCACCAAAGCCGAAGAAGCGATCAAACGCAAAATCAGACTTATGGTCCTCAACACCGAAGAGTTTGATAGTACAAGTGAAATTTATTTAAGACGACCAAATTGGAAGGTCGTCTAG